The following are encoded in a window of Penicillium oxalicum strain HP7-1 chromosome II, whole genome shotgun sequence genomic DNA:
- a CDS encoding Guanine nucleotide-binding protein alpha-2 subunit, with the protein MGCGSSKPAEADKEALSRNARIDRVIKNDKKTMDRTIKILLLGAGESGKSTIIKQMRIIHSGGFPEEERYQTRAVIYSNLVVAFKVLLDIMASEAIDFEHAGTKISADLLEGTEADVGCEEAFSNLKVRDAMRNMWNDSGVQRAVARGHEFALHDNLYYFYESLDRIFKPNWLPDNQDMLQARLRTTGITETLFELGQMNFRMMDVGGQRSERKKWIHCFEGVQCLLFMVALSGYDQCLVEDQNANQMHEAMMLFESLVNGEWFKRKPIILFLNKMDLFKGKLEISSISKHFPDYTGSDTDFDAAVRYFSDRFRGINRIPDREIYIHRTNATDTTLLKATMDSVQDMIIQKNLHTLIL; encoded by the exons ATGGGTTGTGGAAGCTCGAAACCCGCCGAGGCGGACAAGGAAGCTCTGTCGCGTAATGCTCGGATCGACCGGGTGATTAAAAATGATAAGAAGACAATGGACCGGACGATCAAGATTCTGCTACTAG GTGCTGGAGAGTCGGGCAAGTCCACTATCATCAAACAGATGCGCATCATTCACAGCGGAGGGTttcccgaggaagagcgGTATCAAACGCGTGCGGTCATTTACTCCAATCTCGTCGTTGCGTTCAAAGTTCTTCTGGACATCATGGCTTCGGAAGCCATTGACTTTGAACATGCAGGTACCAAA ATCTCGGCGGATCTGTTAGAAGGCACCGAAGCGGATGTCGGGTGTGAGGAGGCCTTTTCGAACCTGAAGGTCCGCGATGCCATGAGAAACATGTGGAACGACTCGGGCGTCCAAAGGGCCGTCGCGCGAGGACACGAGTTTGCTCTGCATGACAATCTCTACTA CTTTTATGAATCATTAGATCGCATCTTCAAGCCCAATTGGCTTCCAGACAATCAGGACATGCTGCAAGCGCGTCTCCGAACGACGGGTATCACCGAAACCTTGTTCGAATTGGGTCAGATGAACTTCCGCATGATGGATGTCGGAGGACAAAGATCGGAGCGAAAGAAGTGGATTCACTGCTTCGAAGGCGTGCAATGTTTGCTGTTCATGGTCGCACTATCGGGATACGACCAATGTCTGGTCGAAGATCAAAACGCG AACCAAATGCACGAGGCAATGATGTTGTTTGAATCGCTAGTCAACGGCGAGTGGTTCAAGCGCAAGcccatcatcctcttcttGAACAAGATGGATTTATTCAAGGGAAAGCTGGAGATTTCCTCCATTTCGAAGCACTTCCCAGACTATACCGGCTCTGACACGGACTTTGACGCCGCGGTGCGATATTTCTCGGACCGATTCCGCGGCATCAACCGGATACCAGATCGCGAGATTTACATCCATCGAACCAACGCCACTGATACCACGTTGCTGAAAGCCACCATGGATTCAGTGCAAGACATGATCATCCAGAAGAATCTCCACACCCTGATTTTGTGA
- a CDS encoding Plasma membrane proteolipid 3: MPLTASDVCKIIFAIILPPLGVFLERGCGADLLINILLTILGYIPGIIHALYIIFKY; encoded by the exons ATGCCTCTCACCGCCTC TGATGTCTGCAAGATTATCTTTGCCATCATTCTGCCCCCTCTGGGAGTCTTCTTGGAGCGCGGATGTGGTGCTGATCTCCTGATCAACATTCTGCTGACCATTCTTGGTTACATTCCCGGAATCATTCACGCCCT TTACATTATCTTCAAATATTAA